The DNA window GTGTGAGCGTGCCGAAGCGACCCGCATCGATGGCTGCTTTGAGCGCCAGGTTGGCTCCGCTGAAACGCGAAGGCAGAATGGCTCCGAGTTTCACATTGTATTTCTCGCAGGCCTCGATGATCGCATCGCACCGCTTCAGGGTGATTTCGAGTGGCTTCTCGACAAGAACGTGTTTGCCCGCCTTCGCTGCTGCGATGGCCGGTTCCATGTGCGCACCACTGGGCGTGCAGATGGTGATAATGTCGATCTCAGGGTTCGCGAGCATCTCGTCGAGTTTGTCGTAGGCCTGACAGCCCTTCTCGGAAGCGAATTTTTCGGCTGAAGCCAGCGTTTTGCTGTAGCAGCCAACAAGTTTGGCTCCACGAATGTGAGCGATCGCTTCGGAATGAAAGTTGGCAATCATTCCGCAGCCGACGATTCCGAATCCTACTGCCATGATATCTCCCGGAAGTTAAGTCCAGAGTTGTTCGTGTGATTCACTGCGCCTGATGTCGTTCTGTCAGACGAGTTTGACGCGGCAGAACTTCTTTTTGCCGGCCCAGACGATCAGTCCATCTTCGATGGCGATCATCTCGTTGATGTCTCCGATCGGTGATTTGTCTTCGCCGAGCTTGGCGCCGCCCTGCTGAATAAGACGACGGCCATCGCTCTTGGTATTCACGAGTTTCAAGAGGAACAGCAGGTCCACCGCTGCGACTTTGCCGTCTGTGCATTCGGATCGCGAGAGCGTTGTTTCTGGAATATCGCTCGGCAGCCCCCCTGCTCCGATTTCTCGTTCCCAGCGAGCCACGGCCTCTTCGGCTTCCTCAACGCTGTTGTACTCGCCGGCGATGGTCCGGGCCAGAATCTGCTTGGCCGTTTTTGGGTGTCCGGCGAGAATCCTGTCGACTTCTTCGAAGGGCATATCGGTGAGTAATTCGAAGTAGGAACGCATCACGTCGTCCGGCAACTGCATGAGCTTTTTAGTCATCTCGTAGGGCGACTCGGCGATCCCAATATAATTGCCCAGGCTCTTTCCCATCCGACGGATGCCATCGGTTCCCACGAGAATCGGAGACATGACGCTGCACTGCAATGGCAGGCCGGCGTCCCGCTGAAGATCGCGAGCCAGCATGAACGTGTAAAGCTGTTCGGTTCCGCCGAGTTCGATATCGGCACGGATTTCGACCGAGTCCCAGCCCTGCATCAGCGGGTAGAGGCATTCGTGCAGATAAATCGCGTGCTCATCTTTGAAGCGGCGGGAGAAATCATCCCGCGTCAGTAATTGGGCAACCGTCACTTTGCTGCAGAGCTCGAGGATTCGGGCGAAGTCCATGCCCGCGAACCAGTCTCCGTTGCGATGGACCTCGGCCTTGGATAAGTCGACGACTTTACCGACCTGTTTCAGGTAATCCTGAGCGTTGGCTTCAACCTGCTCGGCGGTCAGACGGGCCCGGGTTTCGTCCCGGCCACTCGGATCTCCGACGAGAGCCGTATAATTGCCGATGATGATCACAGCCTGATGACCAAGTTGCTGGAACTGCCGCATCTTTCGCATCGGGACGGTATGTCCGAGGTGCAGGTCGACTCCAGTGGGGTCGATGCCATACTTGATGCGAAGCGGCTTGCCGGTGGCGAAGCTCTTCTCCAGCATCTTGCGAAGTTCGTCTTCCGGGACGATCTTTTCGACGCCGCGGCGAATAATTTCCAGTTGGTCATCAACAGGGGGAAATGTCATAGTCACTTGAGCGGAAGCAGTCCCGCTTTCTTGATTACACTGTTCCATACTACGATGAGCAGCCGAGATCGGATGCCCGCCTGTCAGTCCGGCAGACTGAGCCACCATCGGACTGGTTCCCAGAAGCAAACTGTCTGGTTTTCCGGTCTTCAGGACTTGGATTCGTAACGTAACAATCCCCTCCTTAATAAACCAGTCTTACCCCGCACGGAACCGGATGGATCCTCTGTCGATCGAAGACGAACAATCAGCTTCTCCGAAGAGTCCCGCACTGGTGTTTGCCGGCGGAGGGACCGGTGGTCATCTCTATCCGGGCATCGCGGTTGCGGAACGCTGGAAGGAGCAGTTTCCGGATTCCAGAATCGTCTTCATCGGCACCGATCGGCCCGTCGAACGGCGGATCGTCCAGGCGAATAGCCTGGAGCATGTCTCCATTCCGTTCGAGCCGCCCGCTCGTGTCCTGGGATCGCCGTGGAAGTATTTCCAGAAGCTTCGAGAGTCGAATCGGATCGTCCGGGAGCTGTTCCGTGCCATTCAGCCCGACATCATGATTGGCCTGGGGAACTACTCCAGCGTTCCCGCCGGGCTCATTGCGAGACGATCGCGGATC is part of the Rubinisphaera margarita genome and encodes:
- the tyrS gene encoding tyrosine--tRNA ligase, coding for MTFPPVDDQLEIIRRGVEKIVPEDELRKMLEKSFATGKPLRIKYGIDPTGVDLHLGHTVPMRKMRQFQQLGHQAVIIIGNYTALVGDPSGRDETRARLTAEQVEANAQDYLKQVGKVVDLSKAEVHRNGDWFAGMDFARILELCSKVTVAQLLTRDDFSRRFKDEHAIYLHECLYPLMQGWDSVEIRADIELGGTEQLYTFMLARDLQRDAGLPLQCSVMSPILVGTDGIRRMGKSLGNYIGIAESPYEMTKKLMQLPDDVMRSYFELLTDMPFEEVDRILAGHPKTAKQILARTIAGEYNSVEEAEEAVARWEREIGAGGLPSDIPETTLSRSECTDGKVAAVDLLFLLKLVNTKSDGRRLIQQGGAKLGEDKSPIGDINEMIAIEDGLIVWAGKKKFCRVKLV